The genomic DNA ACATTCTCAGCGTATACTGTGCTGATGCCAAATTGGGCAGTGTGGCTTGGTGACCTGTAAACCAGGTTGCCAGGGTCAGATGAGCCCACCACCTGTTGgttctgttttgtcctgtttgtggtttgggcttgttttgttttgtttagttttgtagagacagggtttcttggtataacagccctggctgtcctggacttactttgtagaccaggctagccttgaactgacagagataaCCTTTTGCGtttgcctgctgagtgctgggatcagaggatGCACCACCAGGTCCTGACTCCACCCCGTGTTTCTAATGAGTTCTGAGAAAGGACTGTGGGGTGCTGTGTGGATTATGTGGGTTGGTCTCTATAAAGAAAGGACTGGGGCCAGCACCTGACACGTGGTAGGCCCAGAGTTAGTGCCAATTTCTGCCCTCGTTAGTGCTGCTCAGAAGTCAAGCTGGGACTTAGATAAGGGTTCCAGCTTTGGGGCTGAGATGGCTACTGGCTGCCGCTGGATGACTAACGGCACTCCAGGCTACTCTGAAGGTCACCGTAGCTGTCACTGTGCTATGGAGGAGATACTGGATATAGGGAAGAAACCTGTGCCCAAGGAAGGGGTGAGGTACACCAGTAGTTCTGAGCTAGGGGCTAGTGAGGCAGCTCATTGCGTAGAACAGCTGTTCTCAACCCCTTGGGCCACAATCCCTTTGGTAAATAAACCTCTATCCAGAAATATTTATGTTACAGTTCATAACAAGAGCAAAATTATGGttgtgaaatgaaaataattctttggtttggCGTCACCATAACACGAggagctatattaaagggtcacagcattaggaaggttgagaaccatgtgTAGAAACATGTGTCATACAGtgtgacaacttgagttcaatccctgtgaCCCGTGTATAAGTGGAAAGAGAAGGGACTCCTGCAGGTCCCTTCGCATATGTGACCTCCGCATATGTGAGgaaatgagtatgtgtgtgtagggaggaaGTGATGGAGTTCAAGGGAATTGTTAACTTACTGAggtggtttttaatttttatttgattttttttttttttcctgagtcttGCCTTTGGCCATAGGTTTCTGGGCAGTGGAGCAGATGTGGGAAAGGAGACAGGTTGAGGGACTTGGGCAGTAGGCATCTGAGTACCAGACTGTAAACTCGGGCCCATCCCCCCCGTCCACTCTGCTCCTGTCCCTGGCCAGAGCCACTCCTGACTGAATGTCTCTTTGCAGATGACCTCATCCCGCCTTTGGACTTACTTGAAATGATTGTCAGCTGGATTTTTGAGGACCCAAGGCTGATTCTCATCACGTTTTTAAATACCCCCATCGCCGCCAACCTGCCCATAGGATTTTTAGAGCTCACGCCCCTCATTGGGCTGATCCGGTGGTGCGTGAAGGCCCCTCTGGCTTACAAAAGGAAGAAGCCTTGCCTATCCAATGGCCACATCAGTCACAAGGTTGCTAAGGACTCAGGCACGGGCACAGACAGAGACTCGCACCTGCTGTACTCACAGCTCCACCTGAGTGTCCTGCAGGTCCTCACGACACTCCAGCTGCACCTGACCGAGAAGAACCTGTACGGGCGCCTGGGGCTCATCCTGTTCGACCACATGGTCCCGCTTGTTGAGGAGATCAACAGACTCGCTGACGAACTGAACCCTCTCAATGCCTCCCAGGAGATCGAGCTCGCACTGGACCGCTTGGCCCAGGCCCTGCAGGTGGCCATGACGTCGGGGGCTCTGCTGTGTACGAGAGGTGGGTGCTGATCCCGTGACCCCACGCTGCAGGCAGAAAGATCAGGGGATCCTAGACAGATACCGCCTTTGCTTCTTTAGGGACTTGCTCCCCATCCCCGTGACTATAAGGGAGGTTGGTGGAAAGCCCTAGAATGTCCCCTAGGGTCACTCATGGGGTGCTGCTGTGCTCTAGAGAAGACACCTAGATGCTGTTACCTGGCCCTTTCGGGACAGTGCGACTAGAACCTACAGAATTTTTCCTCTGTAGGACTAAGATTGcagtgtgggggtgtgtgtggggatgtgtgtggggtgtgtggggggtgggttTGCTttgcatagcccaggctagcctgaaactcatggTAGTTTTTCTGCCTCTGTACTTGAGTGCTAGGGTTATGGGAGTGAACCCCCATGCTTGGATGTGTTTGCTGTCTGGTTTCCTCATTTGGGGAGTGGGCAGACAGCCCTAGATGGAGCTAGGGCTTTGTGGCTGGCGAGCACTCTGTCACTGAACTGTAGCACCAGCCTTGTGTTTGTTGTCTAATGGACTGATGGCTCTGTCCCCAGTGGAGGGTTACGGTTAATGATCCCCCCTTTTACCCTGGGCACTTGGTTACTCAGTAAGAGCTCTGTTTGTGGCTCTTTCCCAGGCAGGCAACAAATTGTCAGCAGGGCCACTCCCTTTCAAGTAGCTTCTTctgtttctggtttgttttttcttttaagtggAAACTACCATTCAGGAGAATGCAGTTTCTAAGGAGGCTGGGAGCTTGCTGCAGCAGGTCCTCCTGCTGTCTGGTCAGCGGTCTTGTTGAGAACCTCGAATCCAGGCCTCCCCGTCTAATCCCATGTCTCCTTAATTACAGATGACCTGAGAACCTTGTGCTCCCGGCTGCCCCATAACAAGTAGGTGTTCCTACCTCCAACTGGGTGGGCA from Rattus norvegicus strain BN/NHsdMcwi chromosome 12, GRCr8, whole genome shotgun sequence includes the following:
- the Ints15 gene encoding integrator complex subunit 15 isoform X2 is translated as MCSYFQEQSKDSVRQIIFSSLFSPQGNKADDSRMSLLGKLVSMAVAVCRIPVLECAASWLQRTPVVYCVRLARALVDDYCCLVPGSVQTLKQIFSASPRFCCQFITSVTALYDLSSDDLIPPLDLLEMIVSWIFEDPRLILITFLNTPIAANLPIGFLELTPLIGLIRWCVKAPLAYKRKKPCLSNGHISHKVAKDSGTGTDRDSHLLYSQLHLSVLQVLTTLQLHLTEKNLYGRLGLILFDHMVPLVEEINRLADELNPLNASQEIELALDRLAQALQVAMTSGALLCTRDDLRTLCSRLPHNNLLQLVISGPVQQSPHTALPPGFYPHIHTPPLAYGAVPAHPAAHPALPTHPGHTFLSGVTFPFRPIR